CGAACGTCGCCACCAGCGTCGACGGGGCCTGGGGCAGCGGGCGCAGCGCCAGGGTGGCCCGGGTGATCACGCCGAGCGTGCCCTCGCTGCCGACGAACAGCTTGGTCAGGTCGTACCCGGCCACGCCCTTCACCGTGCGCCGCCCGGTCCGCAGCAGCTCGCCGTCGGCGAGCACGACCTCCAGCCCGAGCACGGAGTCCGTGGTCACGCCGTACTTCACGCAGCACAGTCCGCCCGCGTTGGTGGCCAGGTTGCCGCCGATCGTGCACCAGTCGTAGCTCGACGGGTCGGGCGGGTAGAACAGCCCGTGCTTCTCCACGGCGGCGCGCAGGTCCAGGTTGACCACGCCCGGTTCGACCACGGCGAGCCGGTTGTCCGGGTCGATCTCCAGGATCGCGTCCATCTTCGTGGTGACCAGCACGACGCAGCCCTCGACCGCGTTGGCCGCGCCGGACAGCCCGCTGCCCGCGCCGCGCGGCACGATCGGCGTCCCGGCCGCCGCGCACGCCCGCACCACGGCCCGGACCTGCTCGGTGGACGACGGCAGCACGACGGCCAACGGCTGCCCGTGCGGCGCGAGCGGCATCATGTCGCGCCGGTAGCCCGCGGTGACGTCGGCGTCGGTGAGCACCGCGCCGGCGCCGACGGCGGCGCGGAGTTCGGCGAGCAGGGACTCCATCCCCCCACGCTAACGCCGTTCGACGCGAAGGCAATGGCTCCGTTGCGTAGTCACGCCCCACCTCCCGGTCACCACTCCGAAGGTTCCACCACCCGTTGACCCCAAGTCGCCCAGTCGACGCCGCGGTCCCACGTACCCTGCACGGGTGGTGTTGTCCGCTTCGTCCGAAGCCATGTCGTTCGGCTCGCTCGATTCCGCAGGTCCCACGGCCGTGTGGTTGATCACGCTGAGCTTCATCTTCTTCGAGTGCGCGTTCGTCTTCGGGCTGTTCCTGCCCGGCGACTCCCTGCTGTTCGCCGCCGGGGTCGTGCTCGCCTCGCACGACGGCGAACTGTCGGCCTGGCTGCTGTCGCTGGCCGCGTTGATCGTGGCCGTCGTCGGCAACCAGATCGGCTACTACATCGGCCGGCACACCGGCACCAGGCTGCTCGCGCGGCGCGGTGGCAAGGTGCTGAACCGGCAGAACCTCGACAAGGCCCGGGACTTCCTGGACCGGCGCGGGTTCTGGGCGGTCGTGCTGGCCCGCTGGATACCGTGGGTGCGCACGCTGGCCCCGATGATCGCCGGCGCGGCCCGGATGGACCCGCGCAGGTTCATGCTGGCCACGACGATCGGCGCGATCGCGTGGGTGCCGACGCTGGTGCTGGCCGGCTACTACGGCGCGGGCCTGCTGTCCGCCGTGCCGTGGCTGGAGACGGTCGCGGTCGTCGTCAGCGTCGCGTTCTTCGTCCTCGGCACGGCCTACGGCGTGTACCGCTACCGCCAGGAGATGAAGAAGCCCGTGGACGAGGAGGCCTCCCTCCCCGCCGCCGGCTAGAGCACCTCGCCGATCAGCAGGTCGGCCGCGCCCTTCGACGCGTTCACCATCAGCGCGTTGACGTGGTCGCTGCCGCGCAGCACCCGCTCCCGCGCCTCCTCCACCGAGCGCCCGTACCGGACGTGCCGGTCGACGAGCCGCGCCACCCGCAGGTCCTCGTCGAGGTCCAGGAACCACGCCTCGTCGAGCACCAGCCGCACGTGCTTCCACCTGTCGTACCGCATCAGCAGGTAGTTGCCCTCGGTCACGACCAGCGGCACGGACGGGTCCACCGGCACCGCGCACGCCACCGGCTCCTCGATCTCGCGGCGGAACTCCGGCGCGTACACCACGTCCGGCCCGCGCGCCTTGAGCCTGGCCAGCAGGTCGACGTAGCCGGGCACGTCGAACGTGTCCGGCGCGCCCTTGCGCTCGGCGACGCCCAGCCGCTCCAGCTCCCGCTGCGCCAGGTGGAAGCCGTCCATCCCCACCAGAGCCGCGTCCGCCGGTCCCAGCGCATCGACCAGGCGACGCGCGAGCGTCGACTTGCCCGACCCGGGCGCGCCGCCGATGCCGAGCAGCCTGCGCTCGCCGGTGTCGACCAGCAGCCGCGCCCGGTCGACCAGCTCGTCGAACCTCACCGACCGTCCCGCCACCGCCCCACCCCCTCCACCCAGTCGCCCGCACCGTGCCGCACGCGCACCGCCGCGACCTCGTTCGCCCAGCGCACCGCCGGTCCGACCTCCTGGCCGAGGGCCAGGGCCACCGCCAGCGCGCCGTGCCACACGTCGCCCGCGCCGTTGGTGTCGCGGACCCGGACAACAGGTACCTCCTGCGAGCCCGTCGCACCACCTCGCGACCAGGTGACGGGACGCGGACCGCGCGTGCGCACGACCAGCGGCACGCCGCGCGCGTGCAGCTCCGCCTCGGACAGCTCGAAGCCCTCGGCGCACGCCGCCACGTCCACCAGCGGCAGCAGCTCGTCCAGCACCGGTTTCCAGCTCCCGCCGTCCAGCAGCACGGGCACGCCGACCCGCCTGGCCTCGCGCGCCACCGCGACCGCCGCCGCGCCGAGGTGGCCGTCCACGAGCACCACGTCCGCCCCGGCGACCAGCGCCGGGTCCGCGGCGGACACCGCCACGTCGACGGCGTTGCGCGACACCACTGTGCGCTCCCCGTCCCGGTCCCGCACGACCACCGCGCTCACCGCGGGCCCCTCGCCGACCGAGTGCACCTCCACCGGGTGCAGCCGCTCGCGCGCGAACCCGCCCAGGTCGCCGTCCACGGCGGTCAGCAGCACGGCCCGGTGGCCGAGCGCGGCCACGGCGCGCGCCGCGTTCGCCGCCG
This region of Saccharothrix longispora genomic DNA includes:
- a CDS encoding DedA family protein, encoding MSFGSLDSAGPTAVWLITLSFIFFECAFVFGLFLPGDSLLFAAGVVLASHDGELSAWLLSLAALIVAVVGNQIGYYIGRHTGTRLLARRGGKVLNRQNLDKARDFLDRRGFWAVVLARWIPWVRTLAPMIAGAARMDPRRFMLATTIGAIAWVPTLVLAGYYGAGLLSAVPWLETVAVVVSVAFFVLGTAYGVYRYRQEMKKPVDEEASLPAAG
- a CDS encoding nucleoside/nucleotide kinase family protein; translated protein: MRFDELVDRARLLVDTGERRLLGIGGAPGSGKSTLARRLVDALGPADAALVGMDGFHLAQRELERLGVAERKGAPDTFDVPGYVDLLARLKARGPDVVYAPEFRREIEEPVACAVPVDPSVPLVVTEGNYLLMRYDRWKHVRLVLDEAWFLDLDEDLRVARLVDRHVRYGRSVEEARERVLRGSDHVNALMVNASKGAADLLIGEVL
- a CDS encoding PfkB family carbohydrate kinase gives rise to the protein MLCVGLTTVDVTQRVAEFPGPGLKVQSLGVEVTPGGPAANAARAVAALGHRAVLLTAVDGDLGGFARERLHPVEVHSVGEGPAVSAVVVRDRDGERTVVSRNAVDVAVSAADPALVAGADVVLVDGHLGAAAVAVAREARRVGVPVLLDGGSWKPVLDELLPLVDVAACAEGFELSEAELHARGVPLVVRTRGPRPVTWSRGGATGSQEVPVVRVRDTNGAGDVWHGALAVALALGQEVGPAVRWANEVAAVRVRHGAGDWVEGVGRWRDGR